The following are from one region of the Mycolicibacterium helvum genome:
- a CDS encoding phospholipase D-like domain-containing protein: MPANAPRVIVEPDDGLDPVLEFMMSAQTSLLIKQFTFTEPSLMEAAIDRKKAGVDVRIMLNPQRSSGDRANDESYEAFKSAGIDVQWASPKFYVTHEKSIVVDGSAAMVATYNLMIKYFTLTRDYGIITHDPQHVAQIVDVFNADWEHRDFTPPRYEGLLWSNSNSRYHMARFIDSAERKLYIQHPKYVDAVILDHIAAAAHRGVRVRVLCGGKHGISEWDILDTFASLRTLRRFGVEVRKQKNLRVHAKLLIIDGREVLVGSMNIDRSAFDLRRELGITTDDPDVVARLKEVFKSDWQISNHYEPPDPLEKNRPVEDEFPHDHDLVHE, encoded by the coding sequence ATGCCTGCTAACGCCCCGCGCGTAATCGTCGAGCCAGACGACGGTTTGGATCCGGTCCTCGAATTCATGATGAGCGCGCAAACCTCCCTTCTGATAAAGCAATTCACCTTCACCGAACCCAGCCTGATGGAAGCTGCGATCGATCGGAAGAAGGCCGGCGTCGACGTCCGGATCATGCTGAATCCGCAGCGGTCGAGTGGCGACCGGGCTAACGACGAGAGCTACGAGGCATTCAAGAGCGCCGGCATCGACGTCCAGTGGGCAAGCCCGAAATTCTATGTGACGCACGAGAAGTCGATCGTCGTCGACGGAAGCGCGGCCATGGTCGCCACCTACAACCTGATGATCAAGTACTTCACGCTCACCCGCGACTACGGGATCATCACGCACGATCCCCAACACGTGGCACAGATCGTCGACGTGTTCAACGCCGACTGGGAGCACCGCGACTTCACACCACCCAGATACGAAGGACTGCTGTGGAGTAACTCCAATTCGCGCTACCACATGGCTCGATTCATCGACTCCGCTGAGCGCAAGCTGTACATCCAGCACCCGAAGTACGTCGACGCCGTCATCCTCGACCACATTGCGGCAGCCGCCCACCGCGGCGTCAGGGTGCGAGTCCTGTGCGGAGGCAAGCACGGCATCAGCGAATGGGACATCCTCGACACGTTCGCCTCGCTGCGGACGCTGCGCCGGTTCGGGGTCGAGGTCCGCAAGCAGAAGAACCTGCGGGTGCACGCCAAGCTGTTGATCATCGACGGCCGAGAGGTTCTGGTCGGGTCGATGAACATTGACCGCAGCGCTTTCGATCTGCGCCGCGAACTCGGCATCACCACCGATGACCCGGACGTCGTGGCTCGACTCAAAGAGGTCTTCAAGAGCGACTGGCAGATTTCCAACCACTACGAGCCGCCCGACCCGTTGGAGAAGAACCGTCCCGTCGAGGACGAGTTCCCGCATGACCACGATCTGGTCCATGAGTGA
- a CDS encoding chromate transporter, which yields MSEPGPTLHKVSLLEIARTFNHIALASFGGGLGAWSRQVIVVEKKWLGEEEFLSALTMCRIVPGANQVNLAVFVGTKMKGLIGAVAAVIGLCLIPVTIILALGFVYFTFKEIPAVKGALHGASAAAVALTLAMVIQTGQKCLKGVMPVVFFLASFVLNGLLRWPLLETLAILAPLSLIWAWPRKKPEPVDA from the coding sequence ATGAGTGAGCCCGGCCCAACCCTGCATAAGGTCTCCCTACTGGAGATCGCCCGCACGTTCAACCACATCGCGCTCGCATCGTTCGGCGGCGGCCTCGGAGCGTGGTCGCGGCAGGTCATCGTCGTCGAGAAGAAGTGGCTGGGCGAGGAGGAGTTTCTCAGCGCCCTGACGATGTGCCGGATCGTGCCAGGCGCCAACCAGGTGAACCTTGCGGTCTTTGTCGGCACCAAGATGAAGGGCTTGATCGGCGCCGTTGCGGCGGTGATCGGGCTGTGCCTGATACCCGTCACGATTATCCTCGCGCTCGGCTTCGTCTACTTCACCTTCAAGGAGATACCCGCGGTGAAGGGCGCACTGCACGGCGCCTCGGCCGCTGCCGTCGCCCTGACTCTGGCGATGGTGATCCAGACCGGCCAGAAGTGCCTCAAGGGCGTGATGCCGGTCGTCTTCTTCCTGGCCAGCTTCGTGCTCAACGGCCTGTTGCGCTGGCCGTTGTTGGAGACACTGGCGATCCTGGCACCACTGAGCCTGATCTGGGCGTGGCCGAGGAAGAAGCCGGAGCCCGTCGACGCATGA
- a CDS encoding chromate transporter: protein MKTLLAVIGMFGSLSLLSIGGGNTVLPDMHLQAVSGHHWLTNSQFADIFSISQAAPGPSILIVALVGYAAGLGVAGVLGGVIGGVLATVAMVVPAAGLMYLITLSWQKAQKSKLRYAVEKGFAPLTVGLVLASSVVMSKAADHDWRAYLITGVATLIFVRTKTNPLIVVGAAALLGYVGFV, encoded by the coding sequence ATGAAAACCCTCCTCGCGGTCATCGGCATGTTCGGCTCGTTGTCGCTGCTGTCGATCGGCGGCGGCAACACGGTGCTGCCCGACATGCACCTTCAGGCAGTGAGCGGCCACCACTGGCTGACCAACTCCCAGTTCGCTGACATCTTCTCGATCTCGCAAGCCGCGCCGGGGCCGAGCATCCTGATCGTGGCGCTCGTCGGCTACGCGGCCGGGCTGGGCGTGGCCGGGGTCCTTGGCGGCGTCATCGGCGGTGTGCTCGCCACGGTGGCGATGGTGGTGCCCGCGGCGGGGCTGATGTACCTGATCACCCTGTCCTGGCAGAAGGCCCAGAAGTCCAAGCTGCGGTACGCCGTTGAAAAGGGTTTCGCCCCGCTGACCGTGGGGCTGGTCCTGGCGAGCTCAGTGGTCATGAGCAAGGCCGCCGATCACGATTGGCGGGCCTATCTGATCACCGGTGTCGCGACGCTCATCTTCGTCCGAACCAAGACCAACCCGCTGATCGTGGTGGGCGCCGCGGCACTG